The Zea mays cultivar B73 chromosome 7, Zm-B73-REFERENCE-NAM-5.0, whole genome shotgun sequence DNA segment TAGTATCGTATCCTTAGATCATATTTCGCAAGTTTGTGTGGCTATGTATTGGCTGCTTGCCCGAATGACACAGTTGTAGTGATAGCAAAATTCTTTTAGGCCACATGTCGTAGAGTAAAAAGTATAGCAATATTCTTTTAGTTATGATAGAGTGTGACTTCTAAGGctatgtttggtttctttagtctagggactaaaatttagttagaggactaaactttagtccctaacaTGTTTGGTTTTATGGgataaaaatagtaagaatatactatatgactcataagaagactaaaatggCCTTTAACATTCTCTtgctattagtacaattgaactaaatgaggggtaaatgtggaattaatatggtttagtctcttttagcacatatgtgaaggattaaataaagactaaatcattttagtccatattttagtcctaaTGTTTGGCAAAAAAAGACTAAATaagactaaaaactagagactaatctttagttccTCTAACCAAACCCCCCTAAATTAAGGATATATTTCGTTGCTAGCCACACTTTATCACACTTTACCTTAGCCAGTGTTGACTAATTTAGAAGTTTGTTTGACGATTAAAGTTGGGCAAGAATTTTTAGGCTGATGCATGACTTTATGTAGACAAATTCAATTCATGTTTACCGTTAGTGCAACGACTGTATATTCATATAATATATTTTGGTATAGATTGGGCATTCCAGGCCTCATAAATTTATTTGACATGCATATTCGTATATTTATTTAACGTAGACAATGCAATTTCGATGATATGCACAGCCGCTGTTTGTATTAATCGTAGGGAACATTTAAGAAACATGCCTCACATTCATTACTCGTATCCACTAACAAGACCATATACCGGTTGATTGGTTCTGTATCAGGTGAGCATGGCACGTGAGAAACGCAGTTTTTCGGCGTATCTATTCATGCAACAAGGATATTTGTTTTTGGCCTACGTTGCATCTGTGACTGTGAGTGCAGTCTCAATCTCTCTCTATGCGGTTAACCAAACAACGACTGCTCCTTAGTCAACGCACACGCTCAACCCGTATAGATATGCACATGTTACCAATCATGAGGATAGTAATAGAACACGTTGCATACAAGTAAATGAGTTGCGcttaggctatccgcaaccggtacccctaaatttttccccctatatcaccttttccccctattttttcatctcccgcagtggTTCTCCCTAAATACtctccctataccccactacaactataaaatatcattttctatatcaactaACAATTTTTTatttactaacaattactcgtggatccacagcacagtgtttaggggattaacagtgacacgctagatctAGGAGGAGAGAGAAGGAGGCCAGCGTGTAGGAGGCGTtgtagggggcaccgctgcggccgtAGAGTGCCCCCTACAGGCCACATGCAAGAGAAGGGGGCTGCGTAGTGGCTGCCGTTGCAGTTAGTCTTATACGACTTGTACCGTGATGACCAAGCCCAACGCCAGCAAGGCCGAATTCGTGCGCGTCGTGGGCTCGTGGCCATGTTGCATGCGGGCTATGTGTTCTGTTATTTGCATTTTCCTTTTCATTTTTTTATGAGATTTTATTTTCcttctttctttttttcctttttattttcggaCTATTTCTGTTTGTTCATTAGTTGGTCGTTGCACCATCCGTTTCCTATGCTGTATTTCTAGGTAAGGATACATAAAAAATATACCTGTATCAGTATCATGCAACTATTTGGATAATAATCAGTTGCATGGATGACGGACTTTTTTTTTTGCCTATTACCAGGTTAAGAATAACAAATTTATGACGTCATGTATTTCCGTATTTGTATGCATAATTTAATATTCCATTCGTCCTAAAATATAATTCGTTTCAGATTAAGCCTATCTTTATTCAGTAAGGCAGTAACCTATAAATATAAtttgtatgtatatatatatttattatcatctataTGAATGTGGATGGAAAAAATGAGAGCTATAAAAAGCTATATTTTAGGACCGAAAGAGTACATCTTTTATTTAATGTTTCTCTTTGAGCTTTCCTGGAACCCACTCTTTGGAAATTATGGTGTATACGACTAAGCTTATTCGATTTGGTTAAATCTATATCGATATTTGTAGTATTTTGGATCTTTTAGCCATGGCGCCGTTGCAGGTTATCATGGCGTGGAATTTGACATTAAGAAACTATTTTTGATTTAGTTTATTATAAAGTTAGTCAGAGATACCTTTAGATTATGCAAACTGACTTGATGCTTCAGAATAGATGATCTGTTTATTTTTATTTGGAGTATGTAGTTGGACTCTGTTACATGTGCCCAAACATATAATTATTTTTTATGAGCTTAATTTAATTGGTTTTAACTTTGCTAGCATGACTGAATATACGCACCGCTTCTCTTTTGGGGCACAATTTCATTTGATCATACAATTATTTGTTTAATTTGATAGTAGCCAAGACATATGTATCTTTCTTTTTTTTAGCATGCAAGACGGTGTGCCCCCATTTTCAAAAGGAATTTGAAGAGCCTGAACTGCCTGGCTTAAAGCATCTCCAACCATAAGTTCTAAACAAGAgtcctaaaacttgaaaaagaacCCGGTTTAAAATGTTTAAGGCTCAATTAACTTTTTTAACTCCAACGGTGGACCCTATAATAAAGTGTTTTTTTGGTTTTTATCCTTACCTGTCAAAGTATTGGAGTCATTTTTTCTGTTTTAACTCCAAAAGCAGTTTCATCGGTTGGAATAGAGGGAAATAAAAAGATAGAGCCCGAATTGATGGGTACTATATATGGCAGCCACTATATATAGGACCCCAACCAGGCAACCATCGAGTCCTTAATCTAGTTGATAAAAAATTAGTAAATTAGGACTCCTATTGGAGACAATTTTTATAACTTGAGCCCAATATTTAAATTTAGGACTCAGTTTGAGACTTCTGTTGGAGATGCTCCGGCTAAAACATATGCAGATTTGTTTCGATATAAAACCAATTTGTGTTCATATCTATTTTACCATGAACACCCAAATTTCACTTAGGCACATTTCTCCTTTTTACAATTTTACGGTGGCTCATGATAATTGAAGTTGTTTAGCCACCACGATGTATATTTTGATTAGGCCAAATCTTATTTTGATTAGGCCAAATCTGTGTCAACGACCCTCACTCCCTCGGTTGAAACCCAAGTCTCGCACACTTTGCATTGGGGCTTTGTCTGACTGCTACAATCACGCTAGGCCGCATACGCCATGGAcggccaaaggttccctacctatAATAGCCCGCCTCCACCACCATATAAACTTGGCCTCACCACCCTCGTCCCTCACCGCACCACAACAAGCATAGAGACACCAAGCGTCAAACTTGCCAAGCAGCTAGCAACCAACCCAAGAAAGCTAGACACCATACCCATGGCTCGCGCTAGCGTCGTCTTCGTCATTGCTActctcctcttcgtcgccatggTTGTGGCACCGATGGCCGAGGCAAAGTCCGCTGATGCCCCCTCCGCCGACGCCCCCGCCCCCGCTGCTGACGCACCTGCCGATGGACCTAGCGGACCGGCGGGTGCACCTGGTCCCCAGGGCGTCGAGGGTCTATCGGGCAATGAGGACGACGATGATGACTCCACCAACTAAGGCCAAGCACGTCGGTCCGGTTGCATTTGGAACAAGACATGGAAGAAAAGTGAGAGCAATGTCGTTTAAAACCAAAAGTCCATAATAATGTGTGGTCATCCGTGATATGTTCTTGCTCTCCCTCTTTTTCTTTCTGTTTGATTTCGATGTGTTATCATGTTCTTAGCCTATAATTGTATCAATTCTTGATATCAAGGACTCCAAAATTATCGTTTTTTGTGTTTTCGAGCCACTGAGATTCTGAGACGACTAGCGATTCATCATTCACAACATTAGTTTTAGGCTTCCCAGCATTCCTCTACTACACAAAAACATGTCTTCTTGTTCCTCTGTTTGCAAGTAGTCAAATTCCATTTATATTTATCATCGAAATCAATATGGTACTAATTTATCTAGATTTGCAATTCCGTGGTTTTTTAGGCGGGGGTTATCTATACTCTAGAGCCTTTTTTGGAGCTCTTACACACAGCTCGCAAAGCCAAAATACCATGAACGTGCTACCTAAAAAATTGCGAATATTTTGACAATGCACCTAATATTTTTTTAATAGCATACACAATGTTCTTAGCCATTATTTGCTTTAAGTGACCTTAGACAAGTGTAGTCAGCCATAAAGATATGGATAGAGAGGCCATTTGGTTCCGGACACAATTTGACCTAACTAACCGTAAGCAAAAGTGTGACAAGCCATAATTACCATACCTAAGAAATTATaccatattttttttattttatatgACGTATAGAGCTTAAAAATTCTTGCCTAAATTTAGTTGACAAACAAAGTCTTGCTAACTTGGTCAGCCTTTGCTATGGTTAAGTGTAATAAAGTGTGGCTAGCAACAAAATATATCCTTAATTTAGAAGCCATACTTTGTCATGACTAAGAGAATTTTGCTATACTTTTTTTTACTCTATGACATGCGGCTTAAAATAGTATTGTCTAAATTTAATCATCAAGGAAATATTTGCTAATTTGGTCAAACTTGGCTAAGATAAAGCAGGGCTAACAACCAAACAACGACTTTTAAATGGCTATGTAACCATAACGGGAAGCGACCGAAGATACATGAGAGAGGAAGGTGGTAAGTGACTGATCGAAGATACATGAGAGCCAGGCTAGTCTATACACGTGAAAGAGGGCGCCCCATTCAGGTTTTACGTTTCGTGGCTAGTTACATGATGGGCTTTTCGATTAAAGCTGGCGAGGCAGCGAG contains these protein-coding regions:
- the LOC114818274 gene encoding uncharacterized protein LOC114818274 precursor, coding for MARASVVFVIATLLFVAMVVAPMAEAKSADAPSADAPAPAADAPADGPSGPAGAPGPQGVEGLSGNEDDDDDSTN